A window from Sandaracinaceae bacterium encodes these proteins:
- a CDS encoding Stp1/IreP family PP2C-type Ser/Thr phosphatase: MSQAESAAEPAERITFWPLTDVGRVRDHNEDSFLVDKKLNLFIVADGMGGHAAGEVASQVAARTVRDVLAQSRDMLHEFEAGHGGIGRHDILRLLESAVQQACSAVYNEGQEDESKRGMGTTIDALLLIGSRGFIAHVGDSRVYLYRQSAVHQLTEDHSLINELLKRGRLSREQIEKLQYKNAVTRAVGVYESVEVDTLDFDVLKGDRFLLASDGLTGYLEEAELSRLFAETPEDQLSQRFIDLANERGGKDNITAIVVKVPDAESGVDRLAREVNLKLEVLHKMPLFRHLTYQELVRVLNITEVRTYDPDQVIVEEGDEGDELFIVLTGQVRVHSGEAVLVRLGPGQHLGEMALVDKAPRSASVSADEKAKMLVIRRREFFDIIRKDHAIAVKLLWSFLGVLTERLRTTNARLGEATDKKGEDLTDALLADSE; the protein is encoded by the coding sequence ATGTCTCAGGCCGAGAGCGCCGCCGAGCCGGCGGAGCGGATCACGTTCTGGCCGCTCACCGATGTGGGCCGGGTCCGCGATCACAACGAGGACAGCTTCCTCGTCGACAAGAAGCTGAACCTCTTCATCGTCGCCGACGGAATGGGCGGCCACGCGGCGGGCGAGGTGGCCAGCCAGGTGGCGGCGCGCACCGTGCGAGACGTGCTCGCGCAGAGCCGCGACATGCTCCACGAGTTCGAGGCGGGCCACGGCGGCATCGGCCGCCACGACATCCTCCGGCTGCTCGAGTCGGCGGTGCAGCAGGCCTGCTCCGCCGTCTACAACGAGGGCCAGGAGGACGAGTCCAAGCGCGGCATGGGCACGACCATCGACGCGCTCCTGCTGATCGGCAGCCGCGGCTTCATCGCCCACGTCGGCGACTCGCGCGTCTACCTCTACCGCCAGAGCGCGGTGCATCAGCTGACCGAGGACCACTCCCTCATCAACGAGCTGCTCAAGCGCGGCCGGCTCAGCCGCGAGCAGATCGAGAAGCTCCAGTACAAGAACGCCGTCACCCGCGCGGTCGGCGTGTACGAGTCGGTCGAGGTCGACACCCTCGACTTCGACGTGCTCAAGGGCGACCGCTTCCTGCTCGCGTCGGACGGGCTCACCGGCTACCTGGAGGAGGCGGAGCTGTCGCGCCTCTTCGCCGAGACGCCCGAAGACCAGCTCTCGCAGCGCTTCATCGATCTCGCCAACGAGCGCGGCGGCAAGGACAACATCACCGCGATCGTGGTGAAGGTCCCGGACGCCGAGAGCGGCGTCGACCGGCTGGCCCGGGAGGTCAACCTCAAGCTCGAGGTCCTCCACAAGATGCCGCTCTTCCGGCACCTGACCTACCAGGAGCTGGTGCGGGTGCTGAACATCACCGAGGTCCGCACCTACGACCCGGACCAGGTGATCGTGGAGGAGGGCGACGAGGGCGACGAGCTGTTCATCGTGCTCACCGGCCAGGTGCGCGTGCACTCGGGCGAGGCGGTCCTCGTGCGGCTCGGCCCCGGCCAGCACCTCGGCGAGATGGCGCTGGTGGACAAGGCGCCCCGCAGCGCGAGCGTCAGCGCGGACGAGAAGGCGAAGATGCTCGTCATCCGCCGGCGCGAGTTCTTCGACATCATCCGCAAGGACCACGCGATCGCGGTGAAGCTGCTCTGGAGCTTCCTCGGCGTGCTCACCGAGCGGCTGCGCACCACCAACGCGCGGCTCGGCGAGGCGACCGACAAGAAGGGCGAGGACCTCACCGACGCCCTCCTCGCCGACAGCGAGTAG